A part of Chryseobacterium shigense genomic DNA contains:
- a CDS encoding ATP-binding protein: MSNNTLKVPFKVSARTAKLIGLENFSTEEGAIIELVKNTYDADATNCILIFDLKYHNEKIISSEGVVIENRKIDKSISTIYIIDNGVGMCGNIIQNQWMTIGTDNKLYEYTTENGRIKTGAKGIGRFALNRLGMLTNMLSIPQLIVKEEDDDISTIDNSENLGFEWTVDWKDFDVKGAVVSDIEALLTERENINLKEELITKYSSFTRIQQLINKTDFTSGTIIEISELNDEWDEDKLNKLFSNLEMLLPPEEQKDFNIDFFLLNNLEEYGQVKRAFYDDFDYKINASYENEILNVEILRNELDIEVLENRYSGIFDFDIMKKYPYRLEDFKKDTIKFTLPTSELLSDKIDKDMLKRIGKFDFTFYFLKNTISDDQDDVKKYPYKNINSANRRAWLRKFGGIKIFRDDFRIRPYGENGDDWLRLGERQAQSPGGAGQRLGGYRIRPNQIAGTVKISRLNNTSFQDKSGREGLIENDEFELFKNILLEIISLFEKDRNVVMNSLFRLNSIRNLDVEMLRIGLKEAERIRKQKQERAEKPKNDDEPNSEESTDYSDSEEQMADTIFILEKSNEKKDEELRLLRGLASVGLIISSFAHEVRSLRARLVPRTKFLLSELKKHLDEVKLSEELDQDDNPFYMINLMRDEDIKLKHWLDYSLSTLKIDKRERKNLDFSKYFENFKANWSKALEQRNISLELKKEDDEEHTVRAFEVNMDSIFNNLLSNSINAHYGYNKEGKKIEISWKKNENNIEIIFSDNGKGLDGKYKDMPEEIFNLNESSKTDNKGNKIGTGLGLYIVKSIIEEYNNSSISILKIDEGLTFKISFKIRK; encoded by the coding sequence ATGAGTAATAATACATTAAAAGTACCATTTAAAGTTTCTGCAAGAACCGCAAAACTTATAGGCTTGGAAAATTTCTCAACAGAGGAAGGAGCAATTATAGAGTTAGTCAAAAATACATATGATGCTGATGCTACCAATTGTATACTGATCTTTGACCTTAAATATCACAATGAAAAAATAATATCTTCTGAAGGAGTAGTAATTGAAAATAGAAAAATTGATAAATCAATTAGTACAATTTACATAATTGATAATGGTGTTGGAATGTGTGGCAATATTATTCAAAATCAATGGATGACTATTGGGACGGATAATAAGCTTTATGAATATACAACTGAGAATGGAAGAATAAAAACGGGTGCAAAAGGTATTGGTAGATTTGCTCTTAATAGGTTGGGTATGCTAACAAATATGCTATCTATTCCTCAACTTATTGTAAAAGAAGAGGATGATGATATATCAACAATTGATAATAGCGAAAATTTAGGTTTTGAATGGACGGTAGATTGGAAAGATTTTGATGTAAAAGGTGCTGTGGTATCTGATATAGAGGCATTATTAACAGAACGTGAAAATATAAATTTAAAAGAAGAATTAATAACTAAGTATTCTTCATTTACTCGCATCCAGCAATTAATAAATAAAACTGATTTTACCTCTGGTACAATTATAGAAATTAGTGAACTCAATGATGAGTGGGATGAAGATAAACTTAATAAATTATTTTCCAACTTAGAAATGCTTTTGCCTCCAGAAGAACAAAAAGACTTTAATATTGATTTTTTTCTTCTTAATAATTTAGAAGAGTATGGTCAAGTAAAAAGAGCCTTTTATGATGATTTTGATTACAAAATTAATGCATCTTATGAAAATGAAATATTAAATGTAGAAATACTGCGGAATGAGCTAGATATAGAAGTTCTCGAAAATAGATATTCAGGTATTTTCGATTTTGATATAATGAAAAAATATCCTTATAGATTGGAAGATTTCAAAAAAGATACGATTAAATTTACTTTACCAACCTCTGAACTTTTATCAGATAAAATTGATAAGGATATGCTCAAAAGAATTGGAAAGTTTGATTTTACATTTTATTTTTTAAAAAATACGATTTCTGATGATCAAGATGATGTGAAAAAATATCCTTATAAAAATATAAATAGTGCAAATAGAAGGGCGTGGTTAAGAAAGTTTGGAGGAATTAAAATATTTAGAGATGATTTCAGAATACGACCGTATGGTGAAAATGGAGATGATTGGTTACGACTTGGAGAGCGGCAAGCCCAAAGTCCTGGTGGAGCAGGGCAAAGGTTAGGAGGATATAGAATTAGACCAAATCAAATAGCTGGAACAGTAAAAATTTCAAGACTAAATAATACAAGCTTTCAAGATAAATCAGGTCGAGAAGGTTTAATAGAAAATGACGAATTTGAATTATTTAAAAATATCTTACTTGAAATAATATCACTCTTTGAAAAGGATAGAAATGTTGTAATGAATAGTCTATTTAGGTTGAATTCGATTAGGAATCTTGATGTGGAAATGTTAAGAATTGGTCTTAAAGAAGCTGAGAGAATACGTAAACAAAAGCAAGAAAGAGCTGAAAAACCTAAAAATGATGATGAGCCAAATTCTGAAGAATCAACAGACTATTCCGATAGTGAAGAGCAGATGGCTGATACAATATTTATCTTAGAGAAATCTAATGAAAAAAAGGATGAAGAACTGCGATTATTGCGAGGGTTGGCTAGTGTTGGTCTGATTATATCATCCTTTGCTCATGAAGTAAGAAGTTTGCGTGCTAGGCTTGTACCAAGAACAAAATTTTTGTTAAGTGAGTTGAAAAAGCATTTGGATGAAGTAAAGCTTTCAGAAGAACTAGATCAGGATGATAATCCTTTTTATATGATTAATTTAATGAGAGATGAAGACATAAAATTAAAACATTGGTTAGATTATTCTTTAAGCACTCTAAAAATAGATAAACGAGAAAGAAAAAATTTAGATTTTTCAAAATATTTCGAGAATTTCAAGGCTAATTGGAGCAAAGCTTTAGAGCAAAGGAATATTAGTTTGGAACTAAAAAAGGAGGATGATGAAGAACATACTGTAAGAGCCTTTGAGGTAAACATGGATTCGATTTTTAATAATCTTCTTTCAAATTCTATAAATGCACATTATGGTTATAATAAAGAAGGAAAAAAAATCGAAATTAGCTGGAAGAAAAATGAAAATAATATCGAAATAATTTTTTCGGACAATGGTAAAGGTCTAGATGGAAAATATAAAGATATGCCTGAGGAAATTTTTAATTTGAATGAATCATCAAAAACAGATAATAAGGGTAATAAAATTGGGACTGGTTTAGGTCTTTATATAGTAAAATCTATCATTGAAGAATATAATAACTCATCTATTTCAATTCTAAAAATAGATGAAGGTTTAACATTTAAGATTAGTTTTAAAATTAGAAAATGA
- a CDS encoding HNH endonuclease signature motif containing protein, whose amino-acid sequence MDRFRKATPKRRKIIASVAKYNDHRNDLIIDFDNRCGYCNDIDVWRTVWFELDHFVPKKYLKTIKDTDYSNLVYACRSCNNSKRAHWPTGNEFIHNQNNEGFIDPCEDNYDDQFYRCPDGKIMYHTELGKWMYYKLKFHKPQHEIIYRIEQLDSLIEDCENLLSVIDSQILKDRMLILYREYRNYTKQLSSI is encoded by the coding sequence ATGGATAGATTTAGAAAAGCAACTCCAAAAAGAAGAAAAATAATCGCTTCTGTTGCAAAATATAATGATCACAGGAACGATCTAATTATAGATTTTGATAACCGTTGTGGCTATTGTAATGATATTGATGTCTGGCGAACAGTTTGGTTTGAATTAGATCATTTTGTTCCCAAAAAGTATTTAAAAACTATTAAAGATACTGATTATTCTAATTTAGTCTACGCTTGTAGATCTTGTAATAATTCCAAAAGAGCTCATTGGCCTACAGGTAATGAATTTATTCATAATCAAAATAATGAAGGTTTTATTGATCCATGTGAAGATAATTATGATGATCAATTTTATAGATGCCCAGATGGAAAAATAATGTATCATACAGAATTAGGAAAATGGATGTATTATAAGTTAAAATTCCACAAACCTCAACATGAAATTATCTACCGTATAGAGCAATTAGATAGTTTAATAGAAGATTGTGAAAATCTTTTATCTGTTATAGATAGTCAAATATTAAAAGATAGAATGTTAATTTTATATCGAGAGTATAGAAATTATACTAAACAATTAAGTAGTATTTAA
- a CDS encoding Eco57I restriction-modification methylase domain-containing protein, whose amino-acid sequence MKNATKYLSQECQSNPWFVDRLIISAFLYINKIDVLHNQFVIDYLITENDEDYFTLEEFIKLIKKEKDYLDIEDVIELFEFVISPSDRIVNGAIYTPSEIREYIISETFNKNINVLQQVKIADISCGCSGFLYTAAVELNRLTGNNYQSIFQNQIFGLDIQEYSVTRSKLLLSLLALKEGEDIEEFYFNIHQGDALTFRWDQYYDDFEGFQIIVGNPPYVCARNLDDAVKENLQNWIVCNSGNPDLYIPFFQIGFENLSINGVLGYITMNTFFKSLNGRSLRRYFEDNMIGVKIIDFGTQQIFKSKSTYTCICFLENTQKNHVQYYRSVKKELPEDANDFKTIYYGDLNAKKGWNLHNNKIISRIEAVGKSFGEIYSTRHGIATLKNDIYIFKPVAEDNDFYYLQNGDLYPIEKGICKDILNSNKLSRSINFEEVKEKVLFPYDNKIKPKALDEDFLKEMYPNAYEYFKRKKKILAMRDKGKGEYEKWFAFGRTQSLEQIGNKIFFPKFSDKIPTYLISSDVDLLFYNGQAIVGHTVEEMIVIKKILQSRLFWFYIKSTSKPYSSEYYSLNGNYMKNFGIPNFNEEEINFLMSEENQEIIDVFLEDYYGVHLNADLVLNQ is encoded by the coding sequence ATGAAAAACGCAACAAAATATTTAAGTCAAGAGTGTCAATCAAACCCTTGGTTTGTAGACCGACTTATTATTTCTGCATTTTTATATATTAATAAGATAGATGTGCTTCATAATCAATTTGTAATTGATTACTTAATAACCGAAAATGATGAGGATTATTTTACTTTAGAGGAGTTTATTAAATTAATAAAAAAAGAGAAAGATTATTTAGACATTGAAGATGTTATCGAGCTATTTGAGTTTGTAATTTCTCCTTCCGATAGAATTGTAAATGGTGCTATTTACACCCCATCAGAAATTAGAGAATATATTATAAGTGAAACTTTTAATAAAAATATTAATGTCCTTCAACAAGTTAAAATTGCTGATATATCATGCGGTTGTTCGGGCTTTTTATATACTGCTGCTGTTGAATTAAACAGATTAACTGGAAATAATTACCAATCTATTTTTCAAAATCAGATTTTTGGATTAGATATTCAAGAGTATTCAGTTACTAGAAGCAAATTATTACTTAGTTTGCTTGCTCTAAAAGAAGGTGAAGATATTGAAGAGTTTTATTTTAATATTCATCAAGGTGACGCTTTAACTTTTAGATGGGATCAATATTATGATGATTTTGAGGGATTTCAAATTATAGTTGGAAACCCACCGTACGTTTGTGCTAGAAATTTAGATGATGCAGTAAAAGAAAATCTTCAAAATTGGATTGTATGTAACTCAGGTAATCCAGACTTATATATACCTTTTTTTCAAATAGGTTTTGAAAATCTTTCAATTAATGGTGTTTTGGGCTATATTACTATGAATACTTTCTTTAAAAGTTTAAACGGTAGATCTTTACGAAGGTATTTTGAAGATAATATGATTGGAGTTAAAATTATTGATTTTGGAACCCAACAAATTTTCAAATCAAAGAGTACGTATACATGTATTTGTTTCTTAGAAAATACCCAGAAAAATCATGTCCAATACTATAGATCTGTAAAGAAAGAATTACCTGAAGATGCCAATGATTTTAAAACAATTTACTATGGAGATTTAAATGCTAAGAAAGGATGGAATTTACATAATAATAAAATTATATCTAGAATAGAAGCTGTAGGTAAATCTTTTGGAGAGATTTATAGTACTAGACATGGTATTGCAACATTAAAAAATGATATTTATATTTTTAAACCCGTAGCTGAAGACAATGATTTTTATTATTTACAGAACGGCGATTTGTACCCTATAGAAAAGGGAATATGTAAAGATATTCTTAATTCAAACAAGCTTAGTAGAAGTATAAATTTTGAAGAGGTAAAAGAAAAGGTTTTATTTCCATATGATAATAAAATTAAACCCAAAGCTCTTGATGAAGATTTTTTGAAGGAAATGTATCCTAACGCTTATGAATATTTTAAACGAAAGAAAAAAATATTAGCGATGAGAGATAAAGGTAAGGGTGAATATGAGAAATGGTTTGCTTTTGGAAGAACTCAATCATTAGAGCAGATTGGTAATAAAATATTTTTCCCTAAATTTTCAGACAAAATACCAACTTACTTAATAAGTAGTGATGTCGATTTACTATTTTATAATGGTCAAGCTATTGTAGGACATACAGTAGAAGAAATGATCGTAATAAAAAAGATTTTACAATCAAGATTATTTTGGTTTTATATAAAATCAACGAGTAAGCCATATTCCTCTGAATATTATTCACTAAATGGAAATTATATGAAAAATTTTGGAATTCCAAATTTTAATGAAGAAGAAATTAATTTCTTAATGTCAGAGGAAAATCAGGAAATTATAGATGTGTTTTTGGAAGACTATTATGGAGTTCATTTAAATGCAGATTTAGTTTTAAATCAGTAA
- a CDS encoding tetratricopeptide repeat protein — protein sequence MTVREIDSINLSVKKVLFDNEDKNYTALCAEVYYQSKNIGYKKGQIEALLKLEVFRINARKEYSKVIASTEEVEKLALAIDDYYSICMAKVHRGYVYLYLGLFEESKNTVLSASKYISLVKDTAQRQNINVNSYFILGSIYDEFEDMKNCIYYNKKMFEEANKMDDSNPGKLNWMLNGSRCLVVAYINNGQYKEAGYYLKIQEKYITKNSNIFDLAVYHKSKAQFESKNKENNRYYLDSAIHHFKEAEVYAKKSNNEALLKYIYNDLADVYAEKKDVNNRVKYLEKTNSLKDSLDIVRKRNLQEVSLKVDEKQKSPETFSKSNYPIIILLIALAIISFWVFKKYELSRNKSSISDIKITDNFSEIKQEDALSISQLFELAMSNDPSFYHLFLKTFSGFDKKLLEINPTMKVSDIEICAFIKLNIDTKQIATIKKMTVGAVEAKKYRIRRKLNISSDENMYIWISRI from the coding sequence TTGACTGTTAGGGAAATAGATAGTATTAATCTTTCGGTTAAAAAGGTTTTGTTTGATAATGAAGACAAAAACTATACTGCTTTATGTGCAGAAGTATACTATCAATCCAAAAACATTGGTTATAAAAAAGGACAGATAGAAGCATTATTAAAGCTGGAGGTATTCCGGATAAATGCTCGAAAAGAATACAGTAAGGTAATTGCCAGTACAGAAGAAGTTGAAAAATTGGCACTTGCAATAGATGATTACTATAGTATATGTATGGCAAAAGTACATAGAGGTTATGTCTATTTGTATTTGGGATTATTTGAAGAATCAAAAAATACGGTATTATCTGCTTCCAAATATATTTCTCTTGTAAAAGATACTGCTCAGAGACAAAATATCAATGTAAATTCTTACTTTATTCTGGGTAGTATTTATGATGAATTCGAAGACATGAAGAATTGTATATATTACAATAAAAAAATGTTTGAGGAAGCCAATAAGATGGATGACAGCAATCCGGGCAAATTGAATTGGATGCTTAACGGAAGTAGATGTCTGGTTGTTGCATATATCAATAACGGACAATATAAAGAGGCCGGCTATTATCTCAAAATACAAGAAAAATATATCACAAAAAACAGCAATATATTTGATTTAGCCGTCTACCATAAAAGTAAGGCACAGTTTGAATCTAAAAACAAAGAAAATAACAGGTATTATCTCGATAGCGCAATCCATCACTTTAAAGAAGCTGAAGTTTATGCAAAGAAAAGTAACAATGAAGCTTTGCTTAAATACATCTATAATGATTTGGCAGATGTTTATGCCGAGAAAAAAGATGTAAATAACCGGGTTAAGTATCTTGAAAAAACGAACAGTCTAAAAGACAGTCTCGATATCGTAAGAAAACGAAACTTACAAGAGGTTAGTCTTAAAGTGGATGAGAAACAAAAAAGTCCGGAAACTTTCAGCAAGAGCAATTACCCAATCATTATTCTACTTATAGCACTTGCAATCATCTCTTTTTGGGTATTTAAGAAATATGAACTTTCAAGAAATAAAAGTTCAATTTCTGATATTAAAATAACAGATAATTTTTCAGAAATAAAACAAGAGGATGCACTTTCAATAAGCCAGCTTTTTGAACTTGCAATGAGTAACGACCCCTCTTTTTATCATCTTTTTTTAAAAACTTTTTCCGGGTTTGATAAAAAATTACTTGAAATCAATCCTACGATGAAAGTTTCCGATATAGAAATTTGTGCATTTATAAAACTCAACATCGATACTAAACAAATTGCAACCATCAAAAAAATGACTGTTGGGGCGGTTGAGGCAAAAAAATACAGAATCCGGAGAAAACTCAATATTTCTTCTGATGAAAATATGTATATCTGGATCTCAAGAATTTAA
- a CDS encoding helix-turn-helix domain-containing protein: MEKLQPDYKRIYNDIIIKRCPENKEKCLSILRKKDLSFLDVIKLNSLIFGSQNRENNVLNQRHRSYDQSAIIEILNYQKKNNLNNIETARYFKLSRNTVAKWRKLSQNMLITNNYKP; encoded by the coding sequence ATGGAAAAACTACAACCTGATTACAAGAGAATTTATAATGACATTATTATAAAAAGATGCCCTGAAAATAAAGAAAAATGTCTGTCTATTTTAAGAAAAAAAGACTTATCCTTTCTTGATGTAATTAAATTGAACTCATTAATATTTGGATCTCAGAATAGAGAAAATAATGTTCTTAACCAGCGGCACAGATCTTATGATCAATCAGCTATCATAGAAATTCTTAATTATCAGAAAAAAAACAATCTAAACAATATCGAGACTGCTCGTTATTTTAAATTAAGCAGAAATACAGTAGCCAAATGGCGTAAACTAAGCCAGAATATGCTTATTACTAATAATTATAAACCGTAA